TCGACTCCCTGCTCGAGGCCGTCGTCCTCACCGCCGACGCCTCGCTCGACCTGCGGGCCAACCCGAACCAGGACGCGCAGGGTATTGCGATCGAGTCCCACCTCGACCGTGGTCGTGGTGCCGTCTCGACCGTCCTGGTCCAGCGCGGAACGCTGCGCATCGGCGACACCGTGGTGGTCGGCGACGCGTACGGCCGTGTCCGGGCGATGCTCGACGACAAGGGCAACAACGTCGAGGAGGCGACCCCGTCGACTCCCGTCCTGGTGCTCGGTCTCACCAACGTGCCGGGTGCCGGCGACAACCTTCTGGTGGTCGACGAGGACCGTACGGCCCGCCAGATCGCCGAGAAGCGTGCTGCGCGTGAGCGCAACGCCGCCTTCGCCAAGCGCGTCCGCCGGGTGTCCCTCGAGGACCTCGACAAGGTGCTCAAGGCCGGTCTGGTCCAGGAACTCAACCTCATCATCAAGGGCGACGCGTCCGGTGCGGTCGAGGCTCTCGAAGCCTCGCTGCTCCAGCTCGACGTCGGTGAAGAGGTCGACATCCGGGTCCTGCACCGCGGTGTGGGTGCGGTCACCGAGTCCGACATCGACCTGGCGATGGGCTCCGACGCCATCGTCATCGGCTACAACGTCCGTGCGGCCGGTCGTGCCGCGCAGATGGCGGAGCGCGAAGGCGTCGACGTCCGGTACTACTCGGTGATCTACCAGGCCATCGAGGAGATCGAGGCGGCCCTGAAGGGTCTCCTCAAGCCGGAGTACGAAGAGGTCGAGCTCGGTACGGCGGAGATCCGCGAGGTCTTCCGCTCGTCCAAGCTGGGCAACATCGCCGGTGTTCTCATCCGCTCCGGCGAGGTCAAGCGCAACACCAAGGCGCGCCTCGTCCGCGACGGCAAGGTCATCGCCGAGGACCTCACGATCCACGGTCTGCGCCGCTTCAAGGACGACGTCACCGAGATCCGCGAAGGCTTCGAGGGCGGTATCAACCTCGGAAACTTCAACGACATCAAGATCGACGACGTCATCGCGACGTACGAGATGCGCGAGAAGCCGCGCGCCTGATCGCGTCCGATCGCAGTAGTGAGCCGGGGCCGGTCGGTGGAACTTATTCCGTCGATCGGCTCCGGCCGTTGCGTGTACGGTTCTGGTGTCCCTGCCGAGCGACGGCCCGGCAGGCCACCGAACCCGAACCGGCGGGACATCCGGCACCGCATGTACGTGGGGACTCTGTCCTTCGATCTGCTCCTCGGCGACGTTCACTCGCTGAAGGAGAAACGCTCCGTTGTCCGCCCCATCGTCGCCGAGCTCCAGCGCAAGTTCTCCGTGAGCGCGGCCGAGGTGGGCGACCAGGACCTCCATCGCAGAGCCCGGCTGGGCGTCGCACTGGTGTCCGGGGACCCGGGGTTCGTATCGGACGTGCTCGACCGCTGTGAGCGGCTCGTCGCCGCACGTCCCGAGGTGGAGCTGCTTTCGGTGCGCCGCAGGCTCCACACTGATGAAGACTGAATGAGCAAGGCAAAGAAGGAGAAGGACCAGTGGCCGACAACGCGCGGGCGAAGAAGCTGGCAGACCTCATCCGGGAGGTGGTCGCCGAGAAGCTGCAGCGCGGCGTCAAGGACCCCCGCCTGGGTACGCACGTGACCATCACGGACACCCGCGTCACCGGTGACCTGCGGGAGGCCACGGTCTTCTACACGGTCTACGGCGACGACGAGGAGCGGGCGAGCGCCGCAGCCGGCCTGGAGAGCGCCAAGGGCGTCCTCCGTTCGGCCGTGGGCCGCGCGGCGGGGACCAAGTTCACCCCGACCCTGACGTTCATCGCCGACGCCCTCCCGGAGAACGCCAAGACGATCGAGGACCTCCTCGACAAGGCGCGGGCCTCGGACGCGCAGGTGCGGGAGGCGTCCTCGGGCGCCGCCTTCGCGGGCGAAGCCGACCCCTACAAGAAGCCGGGCGAGGACGAAGCCGCCGAATGAGCAACGCAGCAAAGACGCCCGACGGGCTTGTCGTCGTCGACAAGCCGTCGGGCTTCACTTCGCATGACGTCGTGGCCAAGATGCGCGGGATCGCCAAGACCCGCCGTGTCGGCCACGCGGGCACGCTCGACCCCATGGCCACGGGCGTTCTCGTCCTGGGCGTGGAGCGGGCGACCAAGCTTCTCGGTCACCTCGCGCTGACCGAGAAGGAGTACCTGGGCACCATCCGCCTGGGTCAGACCACGATCACCGATGACGCCGAGGGCGAGATCACGGCGTCTGTCGACGCTTCGAAGGTCACCCGGGAGCAGATCGACGCGGGCGTGGCCGAGCTGACCGGCGCCATCATGCAGGTGCCGTCGAAGGTCTCCGCGATCAAGATCGACGGCAAGCGGTCGTACGCGCGGGTGCGCAGCGGCGAGGAGTTCGAGATCCCGGCCCGCCCGGTCACCGTCTCCTCCTTCCAGGTGTACGACGTCCGCGAGGCCGAGGCCGAGGACGGCACGCCCGTCGTCGACCTGGTCGTCTCGGTCGTCTGCTCCTCCGGTACGTACATCCGGGCGCTCGCCCGGGACCTCGGTGCCGGGATCGGCGTGGGCGGCCATCTGACCGCGCTGCGCCGCACCCGGGTCGGCCCGTACAAGCTGGACGCGGCCAAGACCCTGGAGCAGCTCCAGGAGGAGCTCACGGTCATGCCGGTCGCCGAGGCGGCCGACGCGGCGTTCCCGCGCTGGGACGTCGACGAGAAGCGGGCCAAGCTGCTCCTGAACGGCGTCCGGCTGGAGATGCCGGAGTACCCGGCGGGTCCGGTCGCGGTCTTCGGACCCGAGGGGACGCTGCTGGCGCTGGTCGAGGACCAGCGGGGCAAGGCCAAGAGCCTGGCCGTCTTCGGCTGAGGTCACCTGCGCACTTCCGTGGGGCGGGCACGCACGCGTGCCCGCCCCACGGTGCTTTCCCGGAGTCCGGGGAAGACCGCTGTCCGCCGACTCCGTGAGATTCACCCCATCGGGGAGGCGCTCGGAGTGAAAGGGGGAGCGCCGGGGGGCGTGTTTCCCGAGTCGGTTCTCCGAGTGATCACCGTCGACCTACCGTCGACACCATGGGACGCGGGGACCTGGCGACGCTGGTGGAAATCTGTGATCCGGCGGGCCGGCCGCGCGGCACCGGATTCCTCGCCGATCACCACGGCACGGTCGTCACCAGTCACGAAGCCGTCGACGGGCTCGCCCGTGTCGTTCTGCACGCCCCCGGCGACCTGACCTGCCTCGCCGAGGCCGAGGCCGTCACCGCCCTGCCGGAGAGCGGCCTCGCACTCGTACGGACCGAGGGGCTCGGCGTCCGTCCCATGGCACTCGCGACCCGCCCCGAGATCGAACCCGGTACGTACGTGCGGATCGCCGCCCAGGGCTGGCGCGAGGCGCGGGTGCTCGGCCCCGCCGCCGTCACCTACACCACCGCCGACCGCTTCCACGTCCTCGCGGACGCCCTCGAACTCGCCATCGGCACCGAGGGCGCCGAGGCGATCCGCCTCGGCGGACAGGCGGCCGGCGGCCCCGTCCTCGACACCGCCACCGGCACCGTCCTCGGCGTCCTCGGCACCGCCCTGCACGGAGAGCGCGCGGCCGCCGGATACGCCGTGCCGCTCCGGCCCGACGGCCCGCTCGCCGCCCTCCTGCGGCGCAACGCGGCCACCGTCCCCGCCTACGGACCGGACCTCAACCTCGCCGGGATCCTGGAGCTCACCGCCACCTCCACCGGGCCCGCGAGAGACCCCGACCCCTGGCCGGAGCCGGTCGAACGCCCCGAGTGCGTCAGGGAGTTCGCCCGTTTCGCGACCGGTGAGGCGCCCGTCCTCGCCCTGGTCGGCGCCCCCGGTACCGGCCGTACCACCGCCCTCGCCTCGCTCTGCGCCCGCCGAGCCCGGGGCGTCGCACCGGCCCCCACGGTCCGGCTGCGCGGCGCCGACCTGCGTGCCGAGGACCACTCGCTCGCCGACGCCGTCGGGCGCGCCCTGCGCCAGGGGGGCCGGATCGTGGCGGCCTCCGGGGCGCTCGGCGACACCGCGACCGCGACACCGGAGCGGGCCGCCGCCCTCGCCCGGGAGGCCGGCCGGCCGCTCCTCGTCGTCCTCGACGGCCCCGAGGAGATGCCCCCACTCCTCGCCCACCGCCTCGCCGACTGGACGGCGGCCACCGAGCAGTGGCTGCGGGTCCACGGCGTACAGCTCGTCACGGCCTGCCGCCCCGAGCACTGGGACCTGGCCGGCGCCCTCTACACGCCGCACGCCCTGCACCGGCCGGCCCGGGGGAGCGGGGAGGGCCTGCCCGGGGCGCTCACCCTCGGGCCGTACTCCGAGGAGGAGGCGCGGGCCGTCCGCCAGGGGTACGGGATCGGGGCGGCCGACCTCGCCGAGGCGGACGCCCGTCACCCGCTCGCCCTGCGGCTCCTCGCCGAGGTGCGGGCGGCGCTGCCGGGAGAGGTGCCCGGGCGGCCGGGGCGGGAGGAGATCTTCACCGCCCATCTGGACCTGATGTGCCTGCGCGTCGCGGTCAGGGTCGCCGCGGGCTCCCGGCCCCTCGTGCGGGGGACCGTCGTGCGCCTGCTCGCCGCGCGGGTCGCCGGCCAGGTCCACGAGGCCGCCCGTCGCTGCCTCGGCCCCGGACACGGTGTCCTCGACCGCGCCTCCTTCGAGGAGCTGTTCCCGTGGCGGGAGGGGTGGGCCTCGGCCGTCCTCACGGAGGGCCTGCTCGTCCCCGCGGGCTCCGGCTACCGCTTCGCCCACGAGGAACTCGCCGACTGGCTGCAGGCCGCCCACCTGGACCTGGACACCGCGCTGGACGCCCTGGTCCACAGCCGCCGCGAGGAACCGTCCCCGCCGGGGAGGGGAGCGGCCCCGGTGGGCGGTTCGGGTCCGGTGGGCGGTTCGGGTCCGGGTCCGGGGGCCGGGGTGGCTCAGGCGGGGGGTCCGGGTCGGGGGGCCGGGGCGTCTCAGGCGGCCGGTCCGGGTCCGGGGGGCGGCGCGGCTCACGTGGCCGGTACGTCGGCGGGTACGGCTCCGGCGTTCTCCGCCGCTCCGGCACGCGCCGACGTCCCCCGGCAGCGGACCGCCCCGGAGGCGGAGCCCGCGTCCGATCACCTTCCCGTGCCCCGGCACCGCATCGGGCCGGTCCTCCAGGCGCTGCTGCGCCTCCACCGTGAGCAGGGGCCGGCCGCCCTCGCCCCGCGTCTCGCCGCGCTCGTCGAGTCCCTCGACCGGTTCGCGGACGCGGACGGCGGGGCCGGCTCGCCGTCCGGGGGCGCCGGGCCGCACGACCCCGCCGACGCCGTCTGGTGGGCGGCCCGGCTGGTCGGGGAGAGCGTGCGGCGGGTGGGTGACCCGCGGCCGTATCTGCCCGTCCTCCGGTTCCTCGCCGACCGCATCGGCCGCCGCCCCGCGCGCCACCCGGTCTTCGCCGCCTTCGGCGTGGAGTTCTGGCAGACGCTCCCCCTCGGCGAGGACGAGCGGATCGATCTGCTGCGCCGGCTCGTGCCCGCCGACCCGCCACCAACCGAGGCACTGACCGGGGCGCCGGGCGGGGCCCGGTGCCTCGACACCGTCGCGGAGCTGCTCGCCGCCGACCCCCGGGGCGTCCAGCCGCTGCTGTGCCGCTGGTTCGGCGACGATCGTCCGCTGCCCGCCGCCCCGCACGCCACCGTCGCCACCGCCGCCCAGGCCCTCCTGCACACCCACAGGGCGCTCGCCGTCGACGACCTGTGCGAGGCACTCGTCGCCACCGCCCACCCGCTCGCCGACGGGCTGCTCGCCGCCCTCGCCGAGGACGAGCCCTCCGCCCTCTGCCGGGCCGTCGACCGCTGGGCCCACGACGACGGCCGCCCCGAGCGCCGGGTCGCCGCCGCCGCGTACGGACATCTGGTCGCCGGCCGGCTCACCAGCCCCGCCGACCGCGAACTCCTCCGCTACGCCGCCCTCGCCCTGCTCGCCCGCCCCGGCGACCAGGCGCTCCACGGCCCCGCCCTCGGGCTGCTCATCCGCGACCCGCAGACCCGCGCCCGCCATCTGCCCCGCGCCATCGCGGAGCCCCGTACCCCCGCACCCGCCCTCGCCGAGGCCCTCGCGACCCACCCCGGTCCCGTCCTCACCGCCTTCCGGTCCCGACTGCACGGCACGGGCGAGGAGGCCGCCGCCGCCCTGCGCGCCCTCGCCGAGATCGACACGCCCGCCCTCACCCGCCGCGTCGCCGCCCTCGTCCGCGACTACGTCTCCCGGCTGCCCGAAGGCGCCGGGCACGTGGCCCGCTTCGTCGACCGGCGGTTCGAGGACGGCCCGGCGGCCAGGGCCGTCCTCTTCCCCCTGGTCTCGGGGCTGATCCGGGGCCGCCCCGCCGTGGTCCGCCGCGCGCTCGCCCCGGTGCTCGCCGCCCCCGGCACGGGCGCCTCCCGCCATCTGCGCGCCGAGCTGCTCGACGTCCTCCTGGAGCACGAGCGGTACGAGGCGGAGACCGGCGAGTACTCCGTCCTGGACGCCCTGCTCGCCGCCGCGGCCGAGGGCGGCGGACGGCGCAGCGAGCCCCGTACCAGGGAGCTCGTGCACCGGGCCGGCACGCTGTACACCCGTACCCCCGCGGGCGTCGGACGGCTCGACCGGGCCCTGGCCGGGCTCGTCCGCGGGCATCCCGGCTTCGCCGCGCTCCTCGCCGGATGGATCGTCGGAGCACCGGGGGAGTGGGCCCCGCTGCTCGGCCCGGAGACCGTCCGGACACTGCGGAGCCCCCGCACTTCCATGCCGATGCGGACCGACGGCCGTGGGCATGGCAGTCTTAGACCTGCGTAATCGGCGAACAGGCGGACGAGGAGCGGTCACAGTGCAACGCTGGCGTGGCTTGGAGGACATCCCCCAGGACTGGGGGCGCAGCGTCGTCACCATCGGCTCCTACGACGGGGTGCACCGCGGGCACCAGTTGATCATCGGGCGTGCCGTCGAGCGGGCCCGTGAACTCGGCGTCCCCTCCGTCGTGGTCACCTTCGACCCGCACCCCTCCGAGGTCGTGCGGCCCGGCAGCCATCCGCCGCTGCTCGCCCCGCACCACCGGCGCGCCGAGCTGATCGCGGAGCTGGGCGTGGACGCGGTGCTCGTGCTGCCGTTCACGGCCGAGTTCTCCCAGCTGTCCGCGGCGGACTTCATCGTCAAGGTGCTCGTCGACAAGCTGCACGCCAAGGCCGTCATCGAAGGCCCGAACTTCCGCTTCGGACACCGGGCCGCCGGGAACGTCGCGTTCCTCGCCGAGCTCGGCGAGACGTACGACTACGACGTCGAGGTCATCGACCTGTACGTCAGTGGGTCGGCCGGCGGCGGACAGCCCTTCTCCTCCACCCTCACCCGACGGCTCGTCGCCGAGGGCGACATGGCCGGCGCGGCCGAGATCCTCGGCCGCCCGCACCGCGTCGAGGGCACCGTGGTCCGCGGCGCGCAGCGCGGCCGCGAGCTCGGCTTCCCGACGGCCAACGTCGAGACCCTGCCGCACACGGCGATCCCGGCGGACGGCGTCTACGCCGGCTGGCTGACGGCCGCGGGCGAGCGGATGCCGGCGGCGATCTCCGTCGGCACGAACCCGCAGTTCGACGGCACGGAGCGGACGGTCGAGGCGTACGCGATCGACCGCGAGGGCCTCGACCTGTACGGGCTGCACGTGGCCGTGGACTTCCTGGCGTACGTGCGCGGCATGCTCAAGTTCGACACCCTGGACGACCTGCTCCGGGCGATGGCGGCGGACGTGAAGCAGAGCCGCGAGCTGACGGCGACGTACGACCGGGAGAACCCCGCGGCCTGACGGGCCACCAGGGCCCGTCGCCCCCGGGCCGGCGGGCTCAGTCCGTCGCCTCTCGCGTCACCCAGTGGCACGCCACCGCCCGCGTACCGCCGCCCCCGAGGACCGGCAGGCCCTCGCCCCGGCAGCGGTCGGCGACCGGCGCCGCCTCGCCCGAGGCGAGCAGCTGGCAGCGGGCGTGGAAGCGGCAGCCGGACGGGATGCGGGACGGGTCCGGAGGTTCGCCGGTCAGCACCACCGGAGCGCCGCCGGACTCGGGCAGGACCGACAACAGTGCCCGGGTGTACGGGTGTTGCGGAGCCGTCAGGACGGTCTCCACGGGGCCGGTCTCCACGACGCGGCCCAGGTACATCACCGCCACCCGGTCCGCGATGTTCCACGCGAGACCCAGGTCGTGCGTCACCACCAGGGCCGAGAGGCCGAGTTCGTCCCGCAGGCGCAGCAGCAGCGCCAGGATCTCGCCCCGTACGGACGCGTCCAGCGAGGCCACCGGCTCGTCGGCGACGATCAGTTCGGGTTCCAGGACGAGCGCGCCCGCGATGACCACGCGCTGTCGCTGGCCACCGGACAGCTCGTGCGGATAGCGCAGGAAGAAGCGCTCCGGCGGTCGGAGCCCGGCCCGCGCGAGGGCCCCGGCGACCGCCTCCCGCTCGTCCTGCGAGGATCGGTGGACCGCGTGGATCCGCAGCCCCTCGGCCACGGCGTCGTACACCGTGTGCCGGGGGTTCAGCGAACCGCTCGGGTCCTGGAGGACGAGCTGAGCCCGCTTCCGGTAGGCCTTGAGGGCCCCGGAGGAGTACGCGAGCGGCTTCCCGTCGAAGGAGACCGTGCCCGACGTGGGGCGCACCAGGCCGAGCAGCGAGCGGGCCAGCGTCGTCTTGCCGCACCCCGACTCGCCCACGAGCGCCACGATCTCACCGGCACCGATGTCCAGGTCCACCCCGTCCACCGCGCGGGCGGGCGGCGCGCCCCGCCGCCCGGGGAAGACGACGTGCAGCCCGCTCGCCGTCAGCAGGGGACCCGCAGGGGCCTCCGTGCCCAGGACGGCACTCACGGCGGTACTCATGACGCACTCCCCACGTGTACGCAGGCGGCCCGGCGCCCCGCGCCCGCCTCCCGCAGTTCCTGGTCCTCCGCCGCGCAGGCGTCCAGCGCCACCGGGCAGCGCGGGTGGAAGGCGCAGCCGCCCGGCAGGTCCGCCGGGTCCGGCGGGTCACCCGGCAGGCCGCGCGGCGCCCGCCGGGACGCGAGGTCCCCGATCCGGGGGAACGCCGAGGACAGCGCCCGCCCGTACGGGTGCGCGGCGGCCTCGTACACCGCCCGCGCCGGACCCTCCTCGACGACCCGTCCCGCGTACATCACGGCGAGCCGGTCGCAGGTGTCGGCGAGGACGGCCAGGTCGTGGCTGATCATCAGGAGGCTGATGGACTGCTCGGCGACGAGTCCCTCGATCAGCCGCAGGATCTGTGCCTGGATCATCACGTCGAGCGCGGTCGTCGGCTCGTCCGCGACGATCAGCCGCGGCTCGCAGGCGAGCGCCATCGCGATCATCACGCGCTGCCGCTGTCCGCCGGACAGTTCGTGCGGATAGGCGGCCGCGCGGGCGGCCGGCAGTCCGACGTGCTCCAGCAGCTCGCCGACGCGCCTGCGGGCCGCCGCAGGGGTCGACCTGCCGTGCACGAGCAGCGGTTCGGCGATCTGGTCCCCGATCCGGTGCACCGCGTTGAGCGAGTGCATCGCGCCCTGGAAGACGATCGACGCGCCTGCCCAGCGCACGGCCCGGAGCCGTCCCCACGACATGGCGAGGACGTCCTCCCCGTCGAGCAGGACCTCGCCCTCGATCCGCGCCGAGGCCGGCAGGAGCCGTAGCAGCGCGAGCGCGAGCGTCGACTTCCCGCAGCCGGACTCGCCCGCCACGCCCAGCTTGCTCCCCGCCTCCAGGGTCAGGTCGACCCCGCGTACGGCGGGCACGGCGGCCGCCCCCGACCCGTACGTGACCCGCAGGTCCTTGATCTCCAGCAGGCTCAACGCCCCACCCCCAGCTTCGGGTTGAGTACGGACTCGACGGCGCGGCCGCAGAGCGTGAACGCCAGCGCGACCAGCGCGATCGCGATACCGGGCGGAGCCAGGTACCACCAGTGGCCGGAGGAGACCGCGCCCGCCTCCCGGGCGTCCTGGAGCATCCCGCCCCAGGAGACCACCGTCGGGTCGCCGAGCCCGAGGAAGGCGAGGGTCGCCTCGGTGAGGATGGCCGTCGAGATGCCGAGCGTGGTCTGCGCGAGGACCAGCGGCATCACGTTCGGCAGGACGTGCCTGCCCATCACATGCCGGTGGCCGCCGCCGAGCGCGGTCGCCCGCTCGATGTACGGGCGGGACTCGACCGCGATCGTCTGCGCCCGCACGAGGCGGGCCGTCGTCGGCCAGGAGGTCACGCCGATCGCCAGGACCACCGTCCACATCGACCGGGACATCACCGTGGCGAGCACGATCGCGAGGACCAGCGTCGGCATCACCAGGAACCAGTCGGTGATCCGCATGACGACGGTCGAGAACCAGCCGCCGTAGTGCCCGGCGATGATCCCGACCAGGGTGCCGATGGCGACCGAGAGGACCGCCGCGAGGAGTCCCACGAGCAGCGAGATCCGTGCTCCCCAGATCAGCAGACCGAGCAGCGAGCGCCCGAACTGGTCGGTGCCGAGCGGGAACTCGGCGCTCGGCGGCTCCAGGGCCGTGCCCGGCGCCTGCGTCACCGACTGGACGTCCGCGCCGACGGTCAGCGGGGCGGTGAGGGCGAGCAGGGCGATGAGGGCGAGTCCGGCGAGGCCGTAGAGCCCGGCGCGGTGGGTGCGGTACTGCTTCCAGAAGCGGGCCACCGAGGCCCTGCGGCGCTCCCACACCAGCGACGTCGTGGGGGAGGGCGTCTTCGCGGTCGTCATCGGCCCACCCGGGGATCGAGCAGCGGATAGAGCAGGTCGGCGATCAGATTCATCAGGATCATCGCTCCGGCGAAGACCACGAACAGGCCCTGTACGAGGGGCAGATCGGGCACGCTGAGCGCCTGGTAGAAGAGGCCGCCGAGCCCGGGCCAGGAGAACACCGTCTCCACCAGGATCGAACCGGCCGCCACATGGCCCAGGTTGATGAAGATCATGGTGACGGTCGGCAGGAGCGCGTTCGGTACGGCGTGCCGGCGCCGTACGACGTCGTCCCGCAGCCCCTTCGCCCGCGCCGTCGTCAGATAGTCGCCGCCCATCTCGTCGAGGAGCGAGGAGCGCATCACGAGCAGGGTCTGCGCGTAGCCGACGGCCACCAGCGTGACCACGGGCAGGACCAGGTGATGGGCGACGTCGAGGACGTACCCGAAACCGGTCTCGCCGGTCCCCGACTCCATGCCGCCGGTCGGGAAGAGCCCCGGGATCGGCCCCATGCCGACCGAGAACACGATGATGAGCAGCAGGCCCAGCCAGAACGACGGCACCGACCACAGGGTCAGCGCGATCCCGGTGTTCAGCTTGTCGCCGAGGCCGCCGTGGCGCCAGGCCGAGCGGGTGCCGAGCCAGAGCCCGAGCGCCGAGTAGATCACCACGGCGACCCCGGTGAGCAGCAGCGTCGCGGGCAGCTTCTCCGTGATCAGCTCCCCGACGGGGGCGCGGAACTGGAACGAGGTGCCGAGATCACCGCTCAGCGCCTTGGCGCAGTAGTCGGTGAACTGCTGCCAGAGCGGCAGGTCGAGACCGAACTGACGGCGGAGCGTCGCGAGTTGCTCGGCCGTGGTGGGCACGCCGTGGGTCATCGCCTTCACCGGGTCACCCGGGATGATGCGGAAGAGGAAGAAGCTGGTGACCAGCACGGCGAGGAGCGAGACGAGCGCGCCGCCCAGCTTCCCCGCCGCATGGCGGAGGTAGCCGAGGGAGGAACCGGTGCGGGGTGCGCCGTCCGTGGCGCGGGCCTTCTCGGCCCGCGCCACGTCGGCGGGGGTGCTTGCCGTCGTCACGGACTACTCGCGGTCGTCGGCGGTGGTGCGGCGGCGCCGGGCGCCCCAGACGCCCACGCCGACGAGGACGATCACGGCGGCGGCGATCCCGACGATCACCCCGGTGGACGAGCCGTCCTCGGAGTCCTCGGCCTGCGCCATGGGCACGGCCGACCACCAGCTCCAGTAGCCGTCCTGCCCCCACAGGTTGCCGGCGGCCTCGGGCATGGTCGTGATGGACTTGATCTGGTCCGTGCGGTACGCCTCCAGGGCGTTCGGGTAGGCCATGACGTTCATGTACCCCGTGTCGTACAGCCGGGACTGCATCCTCTTCACCAGATCCGCCCGCTTGGCGGCGTCGTACTCCACCGCCTGCTGCGCGTAGAGCGCGTCGAACTCCTTGTCGCAGATGAAGTTGTCGGTGGCTCCGCTGTCCTTCGGCGTCGCCGGGAGCGTGCCGCAGGTGTGGATCGACAGCACGTAGTCCGGGTCCGGGTTGACCGACCAGCCGTCGAAGGCCAGGTCGTAGTCGCCCTTGACCCACGGGTCGGAGACGCTGTCCAGGCACTCGACCGTCAGCCCGATGCCGAGCTTGCCCCACCACTCCTGGAGGTACTTGCCGATCGCCTTGTCGTTCGGGTCGGTGGCGTGGCACAGG
Above is a genomic segment from Streptomyces sp. NBC_00094 containing:
- a CDS encoding ABC transporter ATP-binding protein; the protein is MSLLEIKDLRVTYGSGAAAVPAVRGVDLTLEAGSKLGVAGESGCGKSTLALALLRLLPASARIEGEVLLDGEDVLAMSWGRLRAVRWAGASIVFQGAMHSLNAVHRIGDQIAEPLLVHGRSTPAAARRRVGELLEHVGLPAARAAAYPHELSGGQRQRVMIAMALACEPRLIVADEPTTALDVMIQAQILRLIEGLVAEQSISLLMISHDLAVLADTCDRLAVMYAGRVVEEGPARAVYEAAAHPYGRALSSAFPRIGDLASRRAPRGLPGDPPDPADLPGGCAFHPRCPVALDACAAEDQELREAGAGRRAACVHVGSAS
- the truB gene encoding tRNA pseudouridine(55) synthase TruB translates to MSNAAKTPDGLVVVDKPSGFTSHDVVAKMRGIAKTRRVGHAGTLDPMATGVLVLGVERATKLLGHLALTEKEYLGTIRLGQTTITDDAEGEITASVDASKVTREQIDAGVAELTGAIMQVPSKVSAIKIDGKRSYARVRSGEEFEIPARPVTVSSFQVYDVREAEAEDGTPVVDLVVSVVCSSGTYIRALARDLGAGIGVGGHLTALRRTRVGPYKLDAAKTLEQLQEELTVMPVAEAADAAFPRWDVDEKRAKLLLNGVRLEMPEYPAGPVAVFGPEGTLLALVEDQRGKAKSLAVFG
- a CDS encoding trypsin-like peptidase domain-containing protein, giving the protein MGRGDLATLVEICDPAGRPRGTGFLADHHGTVVTSHEAVDGLARVVLHAPGDLTCLAEAEAVTALPESGLALVRTEGLGVRPMALATRPEIEPGTYVRIAAQGWREARVLGPAAVTYTTADRFHVLADALELAIGTEGAEAIRLGGQAAGGPVLDTATGTVLGVLGTALHGERAAAGYAVPLRPDGPLAALLRRNAATVPAYGPDLNLAGILELTATSTGPARDPDPWPEPVERPECVREFARFATGEAPVLALVGAPGTGRTTALASLCARRARGVAPAPTVRLRGADLRAEDHSLADAVGRALRQGGRIVAASGALGDTATATPERAAALAREAGRPLLVVLDGPEEMPPLLAHRLADWTAATEQWLRVHGVQLVTACRPEHWDLAGALYTPHALHRPARGSGEGLPGALTLGPYSEEEARAVRQGYGIGAADLAEADARHPLALRLLAEVRAALPGEVPGRPGREEIFTAHLDLMCLRVAVRVAAGSRPLVRGTVVRLLAARVAGQVHEAARRCLGPGHGVLDRASFEELFPWREGWASAVLTEGLLVPAGSGYRFAHEELADWLQAAHLDLDTALDALVHSRREEPSPPGRGAAPVGGSGPVGGSGPGPGAGVAQAGGPGRGAGASQAAGPGPGGGAAHVAGTSAGTAPAFSAAPARADVPRQRTAPEAEPASDHLPVPRHRIGPVLQALLRLHREQGPAALAPRLAALVESLDRFADADGGAGSPSGGAGPHDPADAVWWAARLVGESVRRVGDPRPYLPVLRFLADRIGRRPARHPVFAAFGVEFWQTLPLGEDERIDLLRRLVPADPPPTEALTGAPGGARCLDTVAELLAADPRGVQPLLCRWFGDDRPLPAAPHATVATAAQALLHTHRALAVDDLCEALVATAHPLADGLLAALAEDEPSALCRAVDRWAHDDGRPERRVAAAAYGHLVAGRLTSPADRELLRYAALALLARPGDQALHGPALGLLIRDPQTRARHLPRAIAEPRTPAPALAEALATHPGPVLTAFRSRLHGTGEEAAAALRALAEIDTPALTRRVAALVRDYVSRLPEGAGHVARFVDRRFEDGPAARAVLFPLVSGLIRGRPAVVRRALAPVLAAPGTGASRHLRAELLDVLLEHERYEAETGEYSVLDALLAAAAEGGGRRSEPRTRELVHRAGTLYTRTPAGVGRLDRALAGLVRGHPGFAALLAGWIVGAPGEWAPLLGPETVRTLRSPRTSMPMRTDGRGHGSLRPA
- a CDS encoding DUF503 domain-containing protein — protein: MYVGTLSFDLLLGDVHSLKEKRSVVRPIVAELQRKFSVSAAEVGDQDLHRRARLGVALVSGDPGFVSDVLDRCERLVAARPEVELLSVRRRLHTDED
- a CDS encoding ABC transporter ATP-binding protein, with translation MSTAVSAVLGTEAPAGPLLTASGLHVVFPGRRGAPPARAVDGVDLDIGAGEIVALVGESGCGKTTLARSLLGLVRPTSGTVSFDGKPLAYSSGALKAYRKRAQLVLQDPSGSLNPRHTVYDAVAEGLRIHAVHRSSQDEREAVAGALARAGLRPPERFFLRYPHELSGGQRQRVVIAGALVLEPELIVADEPVASLDASVRGEILALLLRLRDELGLSALVVTHDLGLAWNIADRVAVMYLGRVVETGPVETVLTAPQHPYTRALLSVLPESGGAPVVLTGEPPDPSRIPSGCRFHARCQLLASGEAAPVADRCRGEGLPVLGGGGTRAVACHWVTREATD
- a CDS encoding bifunctional riboflavin kinase/FAD synthetase; protein product: MQRWRGLEDIPQDWGRSVVTIGSYDGVHRGHQLIIGRAVERARELGVPSVVVTFDPHPSEVVRPGSHPPLLAPHHRRAELIAELGVDAVLVLPFTAEFSQLSAADFIVKVLVDKLHAKAVIEGPNFRFGHRAAGNVAFLAELGETYDYDVEVIDLYVSGSAGGGQPFSSTLTRRLVAEGDMAGAAEILGRPHRVEGTVVRGAQRGRELGFPTANVETLPHTAIPADGVYAGWLTAAGERMPAAISVGTNPQFDGTERTVEAYAIDREGLDLYGLHVAVDFLAYVRGMLKFDTLDDLLRAMAADVKQSRELTATYDRENPAA
- the rbfA gene encoding 30S ribosome-binding factor RbfA, which gives rise to MADNARAKKLADLIREVVAEKLQRGVKDPRLGTHVTITDTRVTGDLREATVFYTVYGDDEERASAAAGLESAKGVLRSAVGRAAGTKFTPTLTFIADALPENAKTIEDLLDKARASDAQVREASSGAAFAGEADPYKKPGEDEAAE
- a CDS encoding ABC transporter permease, with the translated sequence MTTAKTPSPTTSLVWERRRASVARFWKQYRTHRAGLYGLAGLALIALLALTAPLTVGADVQSVTQAPGTALEPPSAEFPLGTDQFGRSLLGLLIWGARISLLVGLLAAVLSVAIGTLVGIIAGHYGGWFSTVVMRITDWFLVMPTLVLAIVLATVMSRSMWTVVLAIGVTSWPTTARLVRAQTIAVESRPYIERATALGGGHRHVMGRHVLPNVMPLVLAQTTLGISTAILTEATLAFLGLGDPTVVSWGGMLQDAREAGAVSSGHWWYLAPPGIAIALVALAFTLCGRAVESVLNPKLGVGR